DNA from Streptomyces rishiriensis:
CAGCACCTGGTCGGCCACGTACGAGGCGGAGAACGCCACGCTCAGCGGCAGCGGCCGTACCGGGCGCAGCGGCCGTCCGGCAGGCCCGCCGGCGGCAGCGGTGACGGTGGCACCCGGCGCAGTACCGGGCGCGGGTAGCGCGGAGCGTTACTCGTACCGGGCGCGGCGGCGACAGCGGTGACGGCACTGATACCGGCGCGGCAGCGGGTAGCGGTCGTACCGGGCGCGGCGGCGATCCGGCGGCACTGGCACCCGCCACGGCGGCGGGTAGCGGCACTCGTCGTACCCGGCACCCCAGCGATCCGGCAGGCCCGGCGGCGGCAGCGGGCGGCAACGGTAGCGGTGGCGGCACTGGCACCCGGCGAAGCAGCGGAGGCGGTACCGGGCGCGGCAGCGGTCCGGCAGGCCGAGTACGCAGGTCCGGCAGCGACAGCGGTACGCGGGCGCGGCAGCAGTGACGGCAGTGGCGGCACTCGTACCCGGCGCAGTAGCGGTGGCGGTACCGGGCACGGCAGCGGGTAGCGGTACCGGTCGTACCGGGCGCGGCGGCGGACCGGCAGGCCCGCGGCGAGCGCACCGGACCGGGCCCGGCGGCGACGACAGCGGTACCGGGCACGGCGGCGGGCCGGCAAATCCTGGCAGGTCCTGCGGTACGGCGGCGAGGATCCCGGCAGAGACGGCGGACGGCCGCCCCGGCACCCCGCCCCACCCCGCCGCCTGGTCACTGCACACCCCCGGCCCCGCCGACCAGCCGGACCCCGTCAGCCGGCCACACCCGCCGGCACCTCCCCCACCCCCGGCACCACCCCCGACTTGGCCGCCATGGCCGGCGCCTCCCCCGCCATGGCCGGCGCCTCCCCCGCCGCCTCCGGCGCCTCCCCCGCCGCCTCCGGCGCCTCCCCCGCGTTGGCCGCCGCCTCCCCCGCGTTGGCCGCCGCCTCCCCCGCGTTGGCCGCCGCCTCCCCCGCGTTGGCCGCCGCCTCTCCCGCGTTGGCCGGCGCACCGAAATACTCCTCCAGCACACCGGCCGGGCCCTCCCCGCCGGACGCCCAGGCGACATAACCGTCCGGCCGCACCAGCAGCGCCGCACACTCCAGCCCCGCCACCTCCTCGCAACGCACCACCCGCACCAGCCCCGCCCACCCCCGCACCTGCTCCTCGAACCCGCCGCCCGCACCCCGCTCACCGAACAGCAGCAGCAACGGCCCGCCCCCGCCCAGCAACGCGATCACATCCGTGGACCCCTCACCGGTCACCAGCGCCACATTCGGCAAAAACCTGCCCTCCCACCCCACCCCACGCCGCCCCCGCACCGGCAGCACCGTGTCCTGCCCACTCACCATCGACGCCAGCACCCCCGCCTCCCCGCCCCCCGCCAGCAACTCACCGAACAACACCCGCAGCGGCTCCAGCTCAGGACCCGGCCGCATCAGCGCCACCTGAGCCCGCGTATGAGCGATCACCCGCTGCGCAGCCGGCCGCCGCTCCAGGTCATAACTGTCCAGCAGCCCCGCACCCGCCCACCCCCGCACCGCGAACGCCAGCTTCCACCCCAGATCCACCGCATCCAGCAACCCCGTACTCAACCCCTGCCCCCCGATCGGGAAATGCACATGCGCCGCATCCCCCGCCACAAACATCCGCCCCCGCCGGTACGACGACACCACCCGCGAAAAATCACTGAACCGGCTCAGCCACAACGGCTCCCCCATCGCGATCTCCCGCCCCGCGATCCACGACACCTCCCGCCGCAACTCCTCCAGCGTCGGCTCCACCCGCCACCGCGGATGCGCCCCCGCCAGATTCACCGTCCGCAACCGCACCCTGCCCCCCGCCACCTCCTTCACCACCACCCACCCCCGCTCCGTGCGATGCCACCCCGCCTCCAGACCCCCACCGGCCCCCCACCGCACATCACCCGCCAACGCCGACACCGACGCCCCGAACACCCGCGACCCGAAACCCCCCTGCTCCCGCACCACACTGCGCGCCCCGTCCGCCCCCACCACAAACAACCCCCGACACACCACCGACCCCCTGACACCCCGCGCCGTCACCACCACCCCACCCCGCCACTGCCGCACCCCCACCACCTGACACCCCCGCAACACCCGCACCCCCAACCCCCGCGCCCGCCCCTCCAAGTGACCCTCCAACACCTCCTGCTCACACTTCCACACCGCCACCGGCTCCAACACAGGCACCGAAACAACCAACCCCCCAATCCCCCCAAAATGAAACCCCACACCACCACCCACACCACCCACACCACCCACACCACCCGGACCCGGACCACCACCCACACCACCCGAACCACCACCCGCACCCAAGCCGGAACCGGAACCCGGACCAGACGCACCACTCACCTCACTGCCACGCACCCCACCCACGACACAACCCGCATCCACACCACCCGCCGGCCCAGAACCACCACCCCACCCACCACCACAACCCCCACCACACGAACCACAACCCCCCACCCCGCCAGCACCCACCCACTCAACCCCACCACCCGACCCAACCGACTCAACCCCACCGCCCGACTCAACCGACTCAGCGGCACGGCCCCAGCCCGCACCACCGCCCCACACACCACCACCCGGGCCCGCACCAC
Protein-coding regions in this window:
- a CDS encoding FAD-dependent monooxygenase, which produces MSGVAGRAVTGAGVAGAAVTGAGGAGVAGAAVTGGAGGVGAAVGVGGGGGVSGVVEADVVVVGGGPVGLVVACELAGWGVRVVVVESEVVVSGRPRATTVHARAVQCLVRRGHLGGLVGVGGGGSSGAGGGSGRSGGAGPGGGVWGGGAGWGRAAESVESGGGVESVGSGGGVEWVGAGGVGGCGSCGGGCGGGWGGGSGPAGGVDAGCVVGGVRGSEVSGASGPGSGSGLGAGGGSGGVGGGPGPGGVGGVGGVGGGVGFHFGGIGGLVVSVPVLEPVAVWKCEQEVLEGHLEGRARGLGVRVLRGCQVVGVRQWRGGVVVTARGVRGSVVCRGLFVVGADGARSVVREQGGFGSRVFGASVSALAGDVRWGAGGGLEAGWHRTERGWVVVKEVAGGRVRLRTVNLAGAHPRWRVEPTLEELRREVSWIAGREIAMGEPLWLSRFSDFSRVVSSYRRGRMFVAGDAAHVHFPIGGQGLSTGLLDAVDLGWKLAFAVRGWAGAGLLDSYDLERRPAAQRVIAHTRAQVALMRPGPELEPLRVLFGELLAGGGEAGVLASMVSGQDTVLPVRGRRGVGWEGRFLPNVALVTGEGSTDVIALLGGGGPLLLLFGERGAGGGFEEQVRGWAGLVRVVRCEEVAGLECAALLVRPDGYVAWASGGEGPAGVLEEYFGAPANAGEAAANAGEAAANAGEAAANAGEAAANAGEAPEAAGEAPEAAGEAPAMAGEAPAMAAKSGVVPGVGEVPAGVAG